The Pontiella desulfatans sequence GGGGCAGGCGTTTTCCGGTTTTGTGCATGCCGAGTCCGCCGAAGCGTGGGAAGCCCATCGCAACCATGTGGTTGAGCGCGGGGAAAAGCATGGGGTCGATCTTGTGCTGCAACCGGTCGACGGCAAGCGGATCGTTGCTCGGGCGGAGTGTACGCCCCGTCCGGCGAGCGGGCTCTGCCTGATGGTGCTGGTGGACATTACCCAGCGCGTATGGGTGGAGGACGCGCTTCGCAAGAGCGAGCAGGAACTCGCCATGATCAACCTCGGTTTGGAGCGCGATGTGAAGGCGCGCGCTGCCGACCTGCACGAAAGCGAGGCCCGCTTCCGGATTCTGTTCGAAGAGGCGCCGGACGCCTGTTTCCTGATTGGCTTGGATGGCCGGTTCATCGATGGCAACAAGTCGATGGAGCGGATGGTCGATTATCGGCGCGAAGAGTTGGTTGGCCAAAACCTGTTTGAGTCCGGTCTTTTCCACGACAACTGTTTTTCCATGGTGGCCGGCAGCATGTTGACCTTGGCGGAGGGCAGGAAGGTGGCGCCCTGCGAGCTGGTGCTTAGGCGCAGGGATGGCAGCAGGGTGTATGTCGAAGTCTCGGGCCAGGCCATCCGCCTGCAGGGTGAACGGGTGGTGTTCTTCAGCGCACACGACCTGACCGGCCACAAGGAGACCGAGCGGAAGCTGGCCGAAAGCGAGGCCCGTTTCCGCCTCTTGTTCGAGGAGGCGCCGGATGCCTGTTTCCTGATCGATCTCGATGGCCGGTTTGTGGATGGCAACAAGGCGGTGGAACGGCAGATTGGCTATTCCCGCGAGGAGCTGCGCGGCCAAAGCGTCTTCGAGTCGGCCATCTTCCCGCCCATTGCGAAGCAGATGGCGGCGGAACGGATTGGGAAACTGGGCCGCAATGAAAAGGTGACGCCAATCGAGTATGTTCTGCAGCGCAAGGATGGCTCGGAGATCCAGGTGGAGGTCACCTCCATGCCCATACTGCTGCAAGGCAAGACCGTGCTGCTGAGTACGGCCCGCGATCTCTCGGCCCGCAAGAAGACCGAGCAGGCGCTTCAGGAGAGCGAGGAAAAATACCGCTTGCTGTTCGAATCGGAAACCGATGCCGTCATGCTGTTCGATGGCGAAACCCGGCAGTTCATCGACGTTAACGATGCGGCGGTGCAGTCGTATGGCTATACCCGCGAGGAATTCCTGAAGCTCACGCACTTCGACATCACCGCCGAGCCCGAGGTCGCCAACCAGGTCATCCGCGAAAACCTGGCCGGCCGGCCTCCGTCATCGGTCCGCAGCAGCCACCGGCGCAAGGAT is a genomic window containing:
- a CDS encoding PAS domain S-box protein, with the protein product MIMKFGKTGNATVIPSADLGARQGILAEFYEYAPAGYLILDFDGRILEANATAGTLLGMELAAQLKGQAFSGFVHAESAEAWEAHRNHVVERGEKHGVDLVLQPVDGKRIVARAECTPRPASGLCLMVLVDITQRVWVEDALRKSEQELAMINLGLERDVKARAADLHESEARFRILFEEAPDACFLIGLDGRFIDGNKSMERMVDYRREELVGQNLFESGLFHDNCFSMVAGSMLTLAEGRKVAPCELVLRRRDGSRVYVEVSGQAIRLQGERVVFFSAHDLTGHKETERKLAESEARFRLLFEEAPDACFLIDLDGRFVDGNKAVERQIGYSREELRGQSVFESAIFPPIAKQMAAERIGKLGRNEKVTPIEYVLQRKDGSEIQVEVTSMPILLQGKTVLLSTARDLSARKKTEQALQESEEKYRLLFESETDAVMLFDGETRQFIDVNDAAVQSYGYTREEFLKLTHFDITAEPEVANQVIRENLAGRPPSSVRSSHRRKDGTVFPVEIAGSSFSIKGRPVVCGVVRDITGRVKHEEEQQRSQKELRHLASELSLAEQRERQRIAAELHDGICQLLSSSNIRLAALREADGLSRATVQSIDKVSGIIEESLKQTRSLIFELSCPMLTELGLAAALEDLCSSMAHEYSARFEFRGEQRPLPLAMERKILLYRSARELLINVARHSEAEWACVELEREGGLVRLRVEDNGKGFDATSAGMGFSVSGGFGLFNLSEYLRHAGGEVLIDSGPGNGTRVTLSLPLEEQHG